Proteins encoded within one genomic window of Bacillus sp. 1NLA3E:
- a CDS encoding arsenite methyltransferase codes for MKDKEEIREFIRKNYAEVALKGSDQGCCSSGCSCEETPFDISETSIKLGYKADDLLNIPLESNMGLGCGNPIAIAAIKEGEVVLDLGSGGGFDCFLARRQVGETGYVIGVDMTPDMIKLARKNAEKSGYSNVEFRLGEIEHIPVADASVNVIISNCVINLSLDKAQVFKEAFRVLKPGGRLSISDVVATAPIPQNIKQDLRLITGCVGGAEYVEDIKNMLCNAGFKDIQMAQKDNSREIIKTWSPDKNIEDFVASFLIEAIKE; via the coding sequence TCAGACCAAGGCTGTTGCAGTAGTGGTTGTAGTTGTGAAGAGACTCCCTTTGATATTAGTGAGACCTCAATTAAATTAGGTTATAAAGCAGATGATCTATTAAATATACCGCTTGAATCCAATATGGGATTAGGATGTGGAAATCCTATCGCCATCGCAGCTATTAAAGAAGGAGAAGTCGTTCTCGATCTTGGAAGTGGAGGCGGATTTGATTGTTTCCTTGCAAGGAGGCAGGTAGGTGAAACTGGGTATGTAATTGGGGTTGATATGACCCCCGATATGATTAAGTTGGCAAGAAAAAATGCGGAGAAAAGTGGATATTCCAATGTTGAATTCAGATTGGGAGAAATCGAACATATACCCGTTGCTGATGCGTCAGTGAATGTGATCATATCCAATTGTGTCATTAACCTTTCTCTAGATAAAGCCCAAGTATTTAAAGAAGCCTTCAGAGTTCTTAAGCCGGGTGGCAGGTTATCAATATCTGATGTTGTCGCAACAGCACCCATCCCGCAAAACATAAAACAGGATCTGAGATTGATTACAGGCTGTGTTGGTGGTGCTGAATATGTTGAAGACATTAAAAATATGCTGTGTAACGCGGGATTCAAGGATATTCAAATGGCACAAAAAGATAACAGCAGAGAGATCATAAAAACATGGTCCCCTGATAAAAATATTGAAGATTTCGTCGCTTCTTTTCTAATAGAGGCTATAAAGGAATAA
- a CDS encoding adhesin, producing the protein MKITDEAKQLLESFLKEKGADGIRLYTVGGCCGPQFAISLDPPQESDRMETINGIKVAFDAQITTTEELTLDKEENQEGTGLVLLGASSCC; encoded by the coding sequence ATGAAAATTACAGATGAAGCTAAACAACTGTTAGAAAGCTTTTTAAAAGAAAAAGGGGCTGACGGAATTCGTCTTTATACGGTTGGAGGCTGCTGTGGGCCACAATTTGCCATATCTCTAGATCCACCACAGGAATCGGATAGAATGGAAACGATTAATGGAATTAAAGTAGCATTTGATGCACAAATCACGACAACTGAGGAATTAACTCTAGACAAAGAAGAAAATCAAGAAGGCACAGGATTGGTTTTATTAGGTGCTAGTAGCTGTTGCTAA